In Bacteroidia bacterium, a genomic segment contains:
- a CDS encoding molybdopterin cofactor-binding domain-containing protein, producing the protein MSTSTKFDRRSFLKVTSLAGGGMLLGFNWMYGCRPPAANTTPAVVSDINAYLKIASDGVVTIIAPNPEIGQGVKTSMPMIIAEELDVAWEKVRIEQGGLDSQNFQRQVAGGSGSIRSSWEGLRQAGATARQMLIEAAAARWQVPVSECTTDNGHVLHAASDKKLSYAELATEAAGVTPPENVQVKDFSQFKILGKRIPNSDNRRIVTGKMPYGIDTTREGMKIAVILRPPAFGQTLDTVDDTDAKAMPGVDAVLTFDNKIAVVGNSTWEVLKGREALKVTWKAPAKPESTDAHLAIFDQLIQKNADKPQREDGNAPAAIKKAAKVIEAVYEAPFLPHNTMEPMNFFAHVREDGVELLGPTQTPARAREEVAKMLDIPEEKVTVMMTRMGGGFGRRLRTDYALEAAMVSKLAGVPVKVVWTREDDMTGGIYRPAGKYRYQAGIDAEGNLIAWHCRAAAINTGNATRQNSFPAGALPHFRVDSHNVESAITTGAWRAPNHNFVGYCEESFMDEIAHELGKDPVQFRLDLLEKAKSKPGGNVDYNPERFQQVIRQVAEKAGWGKPMPEGVFQGFGCHFSFGSYVAQIAEVSVTGGEIKVHKVTSVVDCGLVVNLSGAETQVEGGMVDGLGTARFGELTFENGMPQKSNFDKYRMIRMRETPEMEVHFVQSSENPQGLGEPGLPPVGGAVANAIFAATGKRIRKLPFEGADLS; encoded by the coding sequence ATGAGCACTTCAACTAAATTTGACCGCAGGTCCTTTCTCAAAGTGACCTCCCTCGCCGGAGGGGGAATGCTTCTTGGTTTCAACTGGATGTATGGCTGCAGACCGCCTGCTGCCAATACAACACCGGCTGTCGTATCCGATATCAATGCCTACCTCAAAATCGCTTCTGATGGGGTCGTAACTATTATCGCGCCCAATCCGGAAATTGGGCAAGGGGTAAAAACCTCTATGCCGATGATTATCGCCGAAGAGCTGGATGTCGCCTGGGAAAAGGTGCGTATTGAACAAGGAGGCCTTGATTCTCAGAACTTCCAACGGCAGGTTGCCGGTGGTTCGGGCTCGATTCGCTCCAGTTGGGAAGGGCTTCGCCAGGCCGGTGCAACTGCGCGTCAGATGCTTATAGAAGCTGCCGCTGCCCGCTGGCAGGTACCTGTCAGCGAATGTACCACCGACAATGGACACGTACTTCACGCCGCTTCAGATAAAAAACTCTCTTACGCTGAACTTGCAACTGAGGCTGCCGGGGTTACGCCACCGGAAAATGTGCAGGTAAAAGACTTCTCTCAGTTTAAAATTTTGGGGAAACGTATCCCCAACAGCGACAATCGCCGGATCGTAACCGGCAAAATGCCTTATGGGATTGATACCACCCGCGAAGGCATGAAAATCGCAGTGATCCTCCGTCCGCCTGCCTTTGGCCAGACCCTGGATACCGTAGATGATACCGATGCCAAAGCCATGCCCGGTGTGGATGCGGTACTGACCTTTGACAATAAAATCGCTGTCGTGGGAAATTCGACCTGGGAAGTGCTCAAAGGACGGGAAGCCCTGAAAGTGACCTGGAAAGCGCCTGCAAAACCCGAAAGTACGGATGCCCACCTGGCGATATTTGATCAGTTGATTCAGAAGAATGCTGACAAACCGCAACGTGAAGACGGCAACGCGCCCGCAGCGATCAAAAAAGCTGCAAAAGTCATTGAAGCTGTTTATGAAGCGCCTTTTCTTCCTCACAATACTATGGAGCCGATGAACTTTTTTGCCCACGTACGTGAGGATGGGGTTGAGCTCCTTGGCCCAACCCAGACGCCGGCCAGAGCCAGAGAAGAAGTCGCGAAGATGCTGGACATTCCTGAAGAGAAAGTGACCGTCATGATGACCCGTATGGGCGGCGGTTTTGGCAGAAGACTTCGTACCGATTATGCCCTGGAAGCTGCTATGGTGTCAAAGCTTGCCGGCGTACCCGTGAAAGTCGTCTGGACAAGGGAAGACGACATGACCGGAGGCATTTATCGCCCGGCTGGAAAATACCGTTATCAGGCGGGAATTGACGCGGAGGGGAATCTGATTGCCTGGCATTGCCGCGCAGCGGCTATTAATACCGGAAATGCTACCCGGCAGAATAGTTTTCCCGCAGGAGCATTACCACATTTCCGGGTAGATTCTCACAACGTCGAATCTGCCATTACGACGGGCGCATGGCGTGCGCCCAACCACAATTTTGTGGGTTATTGTGAAGAGTCGTTTATGGATGAGATTGCCCATGAGTTGGGTAAGGATCCGGTACAGTTTCGACTCGATCTTTTGGAAAAAGCTAAATCAAAACCCGGCGGAAATGTGGACTACAACCCGGAACGTTTTCAGCAGGTAATTCGCCAGGTTGCTGAAAAGGCAGGATGGGGAAAACCGATGCCAGAAGGAGTTTTTCAGGGTTTTGGCTGCCATTTTTCCTTTGGTTCATACGTTGCGCAAATCGCTGAAGTATCGGTGACGGGAGGTGAAATCAAGGTGCACAAAGTGACCAGTGTGGTGGATTGCGGACTGGTTGTAAATCTCAGCGGTGCAGAGACTCAGGTTGAGGGGGGGATGGTGGATGGATTGGGAACGGCCCGGTTTGGCGAACTTACATTTGAGAACGGTATGCCCCAGAAGTCCAATTTTGACAAATACCGGATGATAAGAATGCGTGAAACTCCGGAAATGGAAGTGCATTTTGTACAGAGTAGCGAAAATCCGCAGGGACTTGGAGAGCCCGGGCTGCCGCCAGTAGGCGGGGCAGTGGCAAATGCTATATTCGCTGCTACTGGTAAGCGGATTAGAAAACTTCCTTTTGAAGGAGCAGATTTGAGCTGA